A part of Larkinella insperata genomic DNA contains:
- a CDS encoding C40 family peptidase produces MIRKVLLTALCAVSFGIAQAHRPLKNLVKKSSALPSVVADSAASDSAFYERIPLVQDLLSYARKHLSSRYRSGGSSPRGFDCSGFTRFCFRKFGISLPHSSAAQGRVGVKIGQNIAKPGDLIFFKGQSSRSKRIGHVGMIVEVAGDRIKFIHSAWNGGVRYDWLHARYYQRRFIGIRRVIS; encoded by the coding sequence ATGATTAGAAAAGTGCTCCTGACAGCGCTTTGCGCTGTCTCGTTTGGCATTGCTCAAGCCCACCGCCCGCTAAAGAACCTTGTTAAAAAGTCCTCGGCCCTTCCATCCGTTGTTGCCGATTCAGCCGCTTCCGACTCCGCTTTTTACGAGCGCATTCCGCTGGTTCAGGACCTTCTCAGCTACGCCCGAAAGCACCTTTCTTCGCGATACCGCTCCGGCGGATCTTCTCCCCGAGGTTTCGATTGTTCCGGTTTCACCCGGTTTTGTTTCCGTAAATTCGGAATTTCCCTACCGCATTCCAGTGCCGCCCAGGGCCGGGTCGGCGTTAAAATTGGGCAGAATATCGCCAAACCCGGTGATCTCATCTTCTTCAAAGGCCAAAGCTCCCGCAGCAAACGCATCGGTCACGTGGGTATGATCGTGGAAGTGGCCGGCGACCGCATCAAATTTATTCATTCGGCCTGGAACGGCGGGGTTCGCTACGACTGGCTGCACGCCCGGTACTACCAACG